The Takifugu flavidus isolate HTHZ2018 chromosome 21, ASM371156v2, whole genome shotgun sequence genome has a window encoding:
- the LOC130518321 gene encoding membrane progestin receptor alpha-B-like codes for MASVVLERTGRLFISLQQIQEFPRMLTQAAPSMPGTVRDTEVPHYFRQSFVFTGYRPLHQHWRYYFLSIFQRHNETINIWTHLLALFIFLFKLLQLSAEVDFVRDPHSWPLLVLLVSSLTYTACSVAAHLLAGKSELCHYTFYFLDYVGVAQYQFGSAVVHFYYSVDEDLHRQVQGIFMPVAMVFSCLSCLGCCYGKYCNHDQPTLLHKAGQLIPSVLAFLWDISPIAKRLMFPADSQDPAAIYHLSQVVLSLSTTFFFTVPVLESCFPGWCDFMGQSHQLFHVCISCFTLSQIHSAHLDFMGRRKLYSRLHQSHEAALFARLYMANSVLCVLVVTFMLRKVRQMLDQKSKSK; via the coding sequence ATGGCGTCCGTTGTCCTGGAGAGAACCGGCCGTCTGTTCATCagcctgcagcagatccaggagttTCCCCGGATGCTGACCCAGGCCGCGCCCTCCATGCCCGGCACTGTGAGAGACACCGAGGTTCCTCACTACTTCAGGCAGAGCTTCGTCTTCACCGGCTACCGTCCTCTCCACCAGCACTGGCGCTACTACTTCCTGTCAATATTCCAGCGACACAATGAGACCATCAACATCTGGACTCACCTGCTGGCCTTATTCATCTTCCTGTTTaagctgctccagctgtcagCCGAGGTGGACTTTGTCAGAGACCCTCACTCGTGGCCCTTGCTGGTCCTCCTCGTGTCCTCTTTGACCTACACGGCGTGCAGTGTCGCCGCTCATCTACTGGCGGGAAAGTCCGAGCTGTGCCACTACACCTTCTACTTCCTGGACTACGTCGGGGTGGCCCAGTACCAGTTCGGCAGCGCTGTGGTTCACTTCTACTACTCCGTGGACGAGGACCTGCACAGACAGGTTCAGGGGATTTTCATGCCTGTAGCCATGGTGTTCAGCTGTCTATCATGCCTGGGTTGTTGCTATGGCAAATACTGCAACCACGACCAGCCCACTTTGTTGCATAAGGCGGGCCAGCTGATTCCATCAGTCCTGGCTTTTCTCTGGGACATCAGTCCCATCGCCAAAAGACTGATGTTCCCTGCAGACAGCCAGGACCCCGCTGCCATCTATCACCTCAGCCAGGTGGTGCTGTCCCTCAgcaccaccttcttcttcacGGTTCCAGTGCTGGAGAGCTGCTTTCCAGGGTGGTGCGATTTTATGGGGCAGAGCCATCAGCTCTTTCACGTCTGTATCTCCTGCTTCACGCTGTCTCAGATCCATTCTGCTCACCTGGACTTTATGGGACGCAGGAAACTGTACTCCCGGCTCCACCAGAGCCATGAGGCGGCACTCTTTGCTAGGCTATACATGGCTAACTCTGTTCTGTGTGTCCTGGTGGTCACCTTCATGCTGAGGAAAGTTAGACAAATGCTTGATCAGAAGAGCAAGTCCAAGTGA